From one Lycium ferocissimum isolate CSIRO_LF1 chromosome 7, AGI_CSIRO_Lferr_CH_V1, whole genome shotgun sequence genomic stretch:
- the LOC132063611 gene encoding uncharacterized protein LOC132063611 isoform X1 has protein sequence MAMDGEQSHKSHRSRQSGPTAKKKSKSDKKKKGVSDENNKQHNPKAFAFNSTVKAKKLQARATEKEQKRLHVPTIDRSTGEPAPYVIVVQGPPKVGKSLLIKSLVKHYTKQNLPEVRGPITIVSGKRRRLQFIECPNDINGMIDVAKFADLALLLIDGSYGFEMETFEFLNILQNHGFPKVMGVLTHLDQFKDVKKLRKTKQRLKHRFWTEIYDGAKLFYLSGLIHGKYSKREVHNLARFISVMKFPPLSWRMSHPYIVVDRFEDVTPPEKVRMDNKCDRNVILYGYLRGCNMMKGAKVHIAGVGDYSLAGITALPDPCPLPSAAKKKGLRDKEKLFYAPMSGLGDLLYDKDAVYININDHFVQFSKVDEAAAVRARKGKGNDVGEALVKSLQNTKYSIDEKLENSFISLFGKKHNPSSANPAKADQTYGLEPAERDQSGLELNSDGSDEDSDAEDLNESEPLQLDRTHPRDSKKNTSDESSEEEDTIGSKKHPESSNSFREHVDFHDGRMRRKAIFDNDNDFDEKVSDYSEEDGEEDAQDEEVQDADFEDTDEENDFDADVGEDTGNASRWKEFLLERTRERQNVNLMQLVYGESESKSTTKADLQQHGTENDESDTEFFVPKGEGTKKPEERMDDDNIDAEDCSKFVNFASQIDWKNQESIESIRIRFVSKGWSKAARGGGSRDVDGNDDVGEEGEDLFGDFEDLESGQKYESHEIGDAGTDDMIRKDDESAAEERRLRKLALRAKFDSQYGGSDSSNEDEAIKPDTKSHRGQADGSGYYDKLKEEVELQKQVNLAALNELDEDTRIEIEGFRTGTYVRLEVHGVPSEMVEYFDPCHPILVGGLALGEENVGYMQVRLKRHRWHKKVLKTRDPIIVSIGWRRYQTVPIYAIEDQNGRHRMLKYTPEHMHCLAMFWGPLVPPHTGMIAVQNLSNNQASFRITATATVLEFNHAARIVKKIKLVGHPCKIFKKTALIKDMFTSDLEIARFEGAAVRTVSGIRGQVKKAAKEEIGNLPKKKGGSAKEGIARCTFEDKILMSDIVFLRAWTQVEVPSFYNPLTTALQPRDKTWQGMKTVAELRREHNLPVPVNKDSLYKPIERKLKKFNPLVIPKQLQKGLPFKSKPKDTPARKRPLLEDKRAVVMEPHERKVLANIQHLRLIQHEKMKKRKLKDDEKKKALEAERTKEEQLSKKRQREERRERYRVQDKMKKKIRRE, from the exons GCATTTGCATTTAATTCCACGGTGAAAGCAAAGAAATTGCAAGCACGAGCTACAGAGAAGGAGCAGAAGAGGCTTCATGTCCCAACAATTGATCGGTCTACTGGAGAACCAGCTCCATATGTAATTGTAGTGCAAGGACCTCCCAAG GTTGGGAAGTCTCTGCTAATTAAGTCTCTTGTAAAGCACTATACAAAGCAAAATTTACCTGAAGTTCGAGGTCCCATCACTATAGTGTCAG GTAAGCGGAGACGTTTGCAGTTTATAGAGTGTCCGAATGATATCAATGGAATGATTGATGTGGCAAAGTTTGCGGATTTGGCATTGCTTCTCATTGACGGTAGCTATGGCTTTGAAATG GAGACCTTTGAATTCCTTAATATATTGCAAAATCATGGATTCCctaaagttatgggcgttcttACACATCTTGACCAGTTCAAGGATGTTAAGAAGCTTAGAAAGACGAAGCAACGGTTAAAGCATAGATTTTGGACTGAGATATATGATGGAGCTAAATTATTCTATTTGTCTGGTCTTATCCATGGGAA GTACTCTAAACGTGAAGTGCATAATCTTGCGCGGTTTATCTCTGTCATGAAGTTTCCTCCTTTATCCTGGCGCATGTCCCACCCTTACATTGTTGTAGATCGTTTTGAAGATGTCACTCCTCCTGAAAAAGTGCGCATGGACAACAAGTGTGACAGAAATGTCATTTTGTACGGTTATCTTCGTGGATGTAATATGATGAAAGGAGCAAAG GTGCATATTGCTGGTGTTGGTGATTATAGTTTGGCTGGTATAACAGCATTACCTGATCCATGCCCTCTACCATCTGCTGCCAAGAAGAAGGGACTAAGGGACAAGGAAAAGCTGTTTTATGCCCCCATGTCTGGATTGGGCGATCTTCTCTACGATAAGGATGCTGTGTATATAAACATAAATGATCACTTTGTCCAGTTCTCTAAGGTTGATGAAGCAGCTGCCGTTAGGGCTCGCAAAG GGAAGGGCAATGATGTTGGAGAGGCTTTAGTTAAATCACTTCAGAACACAAAATATTCAATTGATGAGAAGttagaaaatagttttatttccctttttgggaaaaaacaTAATCCATCCTCAGCAAATCCTGCTAAAGCTGATCAAACTTATGGTTTGGAGCCTGCGGAGCGAGATCAGTCTGGGTTAGAACTCAACAGCGATGGATCAGATGAAGACAGTGATGCTGAAGATTTGAATGAGTCGGAACCACTACAGTTAGACCGAACTCATCCTAGGGATTCAAAGAAGAACACCTCTGATGAAAGTTCTGAGGAAGAAGATACTATTGGATCAAAGAAGCACCCAGAATCTAGTAATAGTTTCAGGGAACATGTTGATTTCCATGATGGAAGGATGAGAAGAAAAGCTATCtttgataatgataatgattttgATGAAAAGGTAAGC GATTATAGTGAAGAAGATGGCGAAGAGGATGCACAGGATGAGGAAGTGCAAGATGCTGATTTTGAGGACACTGATGAGGAAAATGATTTCGATGCAGATG TAGGAGAGGATACGGGCAATGCTTCAAGATGGAAAGAGTTCCTGTTAGAAAGGACACGTGAGCGCCAAAATGTTAATCTTATGCAGCTTGTATACGGGGAATCTGAATCCAAGTCAACTACTAAAGCTGACTTGCAGCAGCATGGCACTGAAAACGATGAAAGTGATACCGAGTTCTTTGTGCCAAAAGGGGAAGGAACTAAG AAACCAGAAGAGCGGATGGATGATGATAATATTGATGCCGAGGACTGCTCCAAATTTGTAAATTTTGCTAGTCAAATTGACTGGAAGAATCAAGAATCAATTGAAAGTATCCGTATCCGTTTTGTCAGCAAAGGCTGGTCCAAAGCGGCTCGTGGAGGTGGCTCAAGAGATGTCGATGGCAATGATGATGTTGGGGAGGAGGGCGAAGATCTGTTTGGTGATTTTGAAGACTTGGAATCAGGTCAGAAGTATGAGAGCCATGAGATAGGTGATGCTGGAACTGATGATATGATCCGCAAGGATGATGAATCAGCAGCTGAGGAGCGGAGGCTAAGGAAATTGGCACTTCGAGCAAAATTTGATTCTCAATAT GGTGGGTCTGATTCCTCCAATGAGGATGAGGCTATCAAACCAGACACAAAGTCTCATCGGGGTCAAGCTGATGGAAGTGGGTACTATGATAAG TTGAAGGAAGAGGTAGAGCTTCAGAAACAAGTTAATTTAGCAGCACTAAATGAACTTGATGAGGACACTCGGATAGAGATAGAAGGTTTCAGAACAGGAACTTATGTTAGACTAGAAGTTCATGGCGTCCCTTCTGAAATGGTTGAATATTTTGATCCTTGCCATCCGATTCTTGTTGGAGGTCTAGCACTTGGAGAAGAAAATGTTGGATACATGCAG GTTCGGTTGAAGCGGCACAGGTGGCACAAGAAAGTGCTGAAGACTAGGGATCCAATTATTGTTTCTATTGGTTGGAGGCGCTACCAAACTGTACCTATTTATGCTATTGAGGATCAAAATGGTCGTCATCGTATGCTCAAGTACACTCCTGAACACATGCATTGTCTGGCAATGTTTTGGGGTCCCCTTGTGCCTCCACACACGGGAATGATCGCTGTCCAGAACTTGTCAAACAATCAG gcatcctttagaatcaCTGCCACTGCAACTGTGCTAGAGTTCAACCATGCAGCCCGAATAGTCAAAAAGATCAAGTTAGTTGGTCACCCATGTAAGATATTCAAGAAGACAGCACTTATCAAGGACATGTTCACTTCAGATCTTGAAATAGCTAGGTTTGAAGGTGCAGCTGTTCGAACTGTTAGTGGAATTCGCGGGCAAGTGAAAAAG GCTGCTAAAGAAGAGATCGGTAACCTTCCCAAGAAGAAGGGTGGGAGTGCCAAAGAAGGCATTGCTAGATGCACGTTTGAGGATAAGATCCTTATGAGTGACATTGTTTTCTTGCGTGCTTGGACTCAAGTTGAAGTTCCCAGCTTCTACAATCCGTTGACAACAGCATTACAGCCACGCGACAAAACTTGGCAAGGAATGAAAACAGTTGCTGAATTAAGGAGAGAACATAATCTGCCAGTGCCCGTCAACAAGGATTCATTATATAAG CCAATTGAGCGAAAGCTGAAAAAGTTCAACCCCTTGGTAATTCCCAAGCAACTACAGAAAGGTCTCCCCTTCAAATCTAAGCCCAAGGATACTCCAGCTCGGAAGCGACCACTTCTGGAAGATAAGAGGGCTGTGGTGATGGAACCTCATGAGCGTAAAGTGCTTGCTAATATTCAACATCTTAGACTTATTCAGCATGAGAAG ATGAAAAAGCGCAAGCTCAAAGATGACGAGAAGAAGAAAGCACTTGAAGCAGAAAGGACCAAGGAAGAGCAACTCTCAAAGAAGCGACAGAGAGAAGAGAGACGAGAAAGGTACCGCGTGCAGgataaaatgaagaagaaaatccGCAGGGAATAA